From Patescibacteria group bacterium, a single genomic window includes:
- the rplL gene encoding 50S ribosomal protein L7/L12, with translation MTDEQKNVEVPKKFAALVEEIEKMSVLDLSELVKILEDKFGVSAAAPAMMMAAPAAGAASAAEEKSEFNVELTDAGASKINVIKAVKEITGLGLADAKALVDGAPKMIKEGVKKDDAEAMKKKIEEAGGKVTLK, from the coding sequence ATGACTGACGAACAAAAAAACGTTGAGGTGCCGAAAAAGTTTGCGGCCCTCGTAGAGGAAATAGAAAAAATGTCCGTTCTGGATCTTTCCGAATTGGTGAAGATTCTGGAAGACAAGTTCGGCGTATCAGCCGCCGCTCCGGCCATGATGATGGCCGCACCGGCCGCGGGAGCCGCATCGGCCGCTGAAGAAAAATCAGAGTTCAATGTTGAACTTACTGACGCGGGCGCTTCCAAGATCAACGTGATCAAGGCAGTGAAAGAAATAACCGGTCTTGGTTTAGCCGATGCCAAAGCTTTGGTAGACGGCGCTCCAAAAATGATTAAAGAAGGCGTCAAGAAAGATGATGCCGAAGCCATGAAAAAGAAAATTGAAGAGGCCGGAGGCAAGGTTACACTAAAATAA
- the rpmB gene encoding 50S ribosomal protein L28, whose product MSRSCDLCGKSSARANNVSHSNRKVPRRQNPNLQLLKISGKSIRVCSTCRRTLAKATA is encoded by the coding sequence ATGTCCAGATCATGCGATTTATGCGGCAAATCATCGGCTCGCGCCAACAATGTCAGCCACTCCAACCGAAAAGTTCCGCGCAGACAAAATCCTAATCTGCAATTGCTCAAAATCAGCGGCAAAAGCATCAGGGTCTGTTCCACCTGCCGAAGAACACTGGCCAAAGCGACAGCCTAA
- a CDS encoding replication-associated recombination protein A, translating to MSEVLKSPLADRMRPKNFAEFVGQEEIVGAGRLLRKLIEKDEMASIIFWGPPGVGKTTLARIIAEQTKSAFSIISAVTSGKEELKKIIATAKQLLQVGQKTVLFVDEIHRWNKAQQDALLPHVENGIITLIGATTENPSFEIIGPLLSRSRVFILKNLADADIVKIIERALEDKSRGLGSLKIKIEKESVELLAELSGGDARTALNGLELAVKAKLKPKESAVELTKEDIKEALQRTHLVFDKKGEEFYNLISALHKSMRGSDADAALYWLARMLEGGADPLYVARRVLRFACEDIGMANSEALVQANAAYDACHKIGMPECTVHLAQAVVYCAKSKKSNLLYTAYGKAAADAKNTSHLGVPLHLRNAPTKFMKEIGYGKDYKYNPNFAGPVEQDYLPPELKGKKYL from the coding sequence ATGTCTGAAGTTTTAAAATCGCCTTTGGCCGACCGGATGAGGCCAAAGAATTTTGCGGAGTTTGTCGGGCAGGAAGAGATCGTCGGCGCCGGCCGGCTGCTTCGGAAATTAATTGAAAAAGACGAAATGGCGTCCATTATTTTTTGGGGTCCGCCCGGAGTGGGCAAAACCACCTTGGCCAGAATTATAGCCGAACAGACAAAATCCGCCTTTTCAATCATTTCCGCGGTTACCTCCGGCAAAGAAGAATTAAAAAAAATTATTGCCACCGCCAAACAACTTCTGCAGGTTGGACAAAAGACAGTATTGTTTGTTGATGAAATTCACCGCTGGAATAAAGCCCAGCAGGACGCCCTGCTTCCGCATGTTGAAAACGGGATTATCACCTTAATCGGCGCTACCACTGAAAATCCTTCTTTTGAAATAATCGGGCCGCTCTTATCGCGTTCCAGAGTTTTTATTTTAAAAAATTTGGCCGATGCTGATATTGTCAAGATTATAGAAAGGGCTTTAGAAGATAAAAGCAGGGGATTGGGGTCTTTAAAAATTAAAATAGAAAAGGAAAGCGTTGAACTGTTGGCCGAGCTTTCCGGCGGCGATGCCCGCACCGCTTTAAACGGCCTGGAGCTGGCCGTGAAAGCGAAACTCAAACCAAAAGAGTCCGCGGTTGAATTAACTAAAGAAGATATTAAAGAGGCCCTGCAGAGGACACATCTGGTTTTTGATAAAAAGGGCGAGGAATTTTATAATTTAATTTCCGCTCTGCACAAATCAATGCGCGGATCAGATGCCGATGCGGCGCTCTATTGGCTGGCCCGCATGCTTGAAGGCGGAGCCGACCCCCTGTATGTGGCTCGCCGGGTGCTTAGGTTTGCCTGTGAGGATATTGGTATGGCTAACAGTGAAGCTTTAGTGCAAGCCAATGCCGCTTATGACGCCTGCCATAAAATCGGCATGCCGGAATGCACTGTGCATTTGGCCCAGGCCGTGGTTTACTGTGCCAAATCAAAAAAATCAAATTTATTATACACAGCTTACGGCAAAGCGGCCGCGGATGCGAAAAACACTTCGCATCTGGGCGTGCCACTGCATTTGCGCAACGCGCCGACAAAATTCATGAAGGAAATCGGCTACGGCAAGGATTACAAATACAATCCGAATTTTGCCGGGCCGGTTGAGCAGGATTATTTGCCGCCGGAACTGAAAGGCAAAAAATATTTATGA
- a CDS encoding phage holin family protein — MKLLFRWLISALVLMFIAYYVPGIHVTSFYSALVAALILGLVNALIRPLLLLLTLPINIFTFGLFTLVINALMFWLASTVVKGFYVAGFWPAFWGALIMWIVGWFVNSLLKK; from the coding sequence ATGAAATTATTGTTTAGATGGTTAATTAGCGCGCTAGTTTTAATGTTCATTGCTTATTACGTGCCGGGTATTCATGTGACCAGTTTTTATTCGGCCTTGGTGGCGGCTTTGATTTTGGGTTTGGTCAATGCCCTGATAAGGCCATTGCTTTTATTGCTAACCTTGCCGATAAATATTTTTACTTTTGGACTGTTTACCTTAGTCATAAACGCCTTAATGTTCTGGCTGGCCTCAACAGTGGTCAAAGGTTTTTATGTGGCTGGATTTTGGCCCGCCTTTTGGGGGGCTTTGATTATGTGGATAGTCGGCTGGTTTGTAAACAGTTTATTAAAAAAATAG
- a CDS encoding SDR family NAD(P)-dependent oxidoreductase, whose product MKLDVKHKTIFITGPSVGIGRETALKFARAGCSLAITYYKDKEEAMEVADKCRRLGAKDVQAVRLDLMDDQSIRLAVGEVVERFGEISVLINNAGVVVWKPLSEQSFENIEQQVRINVEGLIKITRACLPHIKDSIINIVGDAGREGMENLVTYWTAKFAVRGFTEALARELPEIKVSAVNEDPASFNTAINSFLYNRA is encoded by the coding sequence ATGAAACTTGATGTCAAACACAAAACTATTTTTATCACCGGACCAAGCGTGGGCATCGGCAGGGAGACGGCTTTAAAATTCGCCCGCGCCGGCTGTAGTTTGGCTATTACTTATTATAAGGATAAGGAAGAGGCGATGGAAGTGGCTGACAAATGCCGGCGTCTGGGTGCAAAGGATGTGCAAGCGGTACGGCTTGATTTAATGGATGATCAAAGCATACGCTTGGCCGTGGGTGAAGTGGTTGAAAGGTTCGGAGAGATCTCGGTGTTGATTAATAATGCCGGAGTGGTTGTTTGGAAGCCCCTAAGCGAGCAGAGTTTTGAAAATATTGAACAGCAAGTACGGATAAACGTTGAGGGTTTGATTAAAATAACCAGAGCTTGCCTGCCGCATATCAAGGACTCAATCATCAACATTGTCGGCGATGCCGGCAGGGAAGGGATGGAGAATTTGGTTACTTATTGGACTGCCAAATTTGCAGTCAGGGGTTTTACCGAGGCCTTGGCCAGAGAATTGCCGGAGATAAAAGTATCGGCGGTTAACGAAGATCCGGCCTCATTCAATACAGCAATCAATAGCTTTCTTTACAATCGCGCGTAA
- the tsaE gene encoding tRNA (adenosine(37)-N6)-threonylcarbamoyltransferase complex ATPase subunit type 1 TsaE has translation MPMITNSEKETEKFGQDLSAKLKGGEVVLLSGELGAGKTTLIKGLARGLGIKNEMTSPTFTLMNVCPMPAGRNFVHIDTYRLKNAQELIDIGVEDYLGKPNTICVIEWPEKISGLLQNKKTISILLEHLEETKRKITVS, from the coding sequence ATGCCTATGATCACAAATTCGGAAAAAGAAACTGAAAAATTCGGCCAGGACCTATCCGCAAAATTAAAAGGCGGAGAGGTTGTGTTATTATCCGGCGAACTCGGCGCCGGCAAAACCACCCTGATTAAAGGCCTGGCGCGCGGTTTGGGAATAAAAAATGAAATGACCAGTCCCACTTTTACTCTGATGAATGTCTGCCCGATGCCAGCCGGCCGAAATTTTGTTCACATTGACACCTACCGGTTAAAAAACGCGCAGGAACTGATTGATATTGGAGTAGAAGATTATCTGGGAAAACCAAATACAATTTGCGTGATTGAATGGCCGGAAAAAATTTCCGGACTTTTACAAAATAAAAAAACCATCTCAATTTTATTGGAACATCTGGAAGAAACGAAAAGAAAAATCACGGTTTCTTAA
- a CDS encoding site-2 protease family protein: protein MELIFYFLIIIPSAIIHEYAHGWAADLMGDPTAKFAGRLTINPVAHIDLWGTILMPLVLYFLTGGQFMFAYAKPVPYNPYNLKNQKWGPALVAIAGPIANFLLAFVFAMVLRFVPIGVFNPGLISFLDIIVYANIMLMVFNLVPIPPLDGSKVLYAVLPASAQNVKLFLDRYGFIILLVFIFFLFELISPIIDGIFRLLVGY from the coding sequence ATGGAATTGATTTTTTATTTTTTAATTATCATTCCTTCAGCCATAATTCATGAATATGCTCATGGCTGGGCCGCTGATTTGATGGGCGATCCAACTGCGAAATTCGCGGGTCGCCTGACCATAAATCCGGTCGCGCACATAGATTTGTGGGGAACGATTTTAATGCCGCTGGTGCTATATTTTTTAACCGGAGGCCAGTTTATGTTTGCTTACGCCAAACCGGTTCCGTATAATCCCTATAACTTAAAAAACCAAAAATGGGGTCCGGCCTTGGTGGCAATTGCCGGGCCGATAGCTAATTTTTTGCTGGCTTTTGTTTTTGCCATGGTTTTAAGGTTCGTACCTATAGGGGTTTTCAATCCTGGTCTAATTTCTTTCCTTGACATAATAGTTTACGCCAATATAATGCTGATGGTCTTTAATCTGGTGCCGATTCCGCCCTTGGACGGATCAAAGGTTTTGTACGCGGTCTTGCCGGCATCGGCGCAAAATGTAAAATTGTTTTTGGACAGATACGGGTTTATTATCTTATTGGTTTTTATTTTCTTTTTATTTGAATTGATCTCGCCGATTATAGACGGCATATTCAGATTGCTGGTGGGTTATTAA
- a CDS encoding epoxyqueuosine reductase QueH: MTLKFLLHTCCAPCSIAIIDELKNKFALTVFFYNPNIFPFAEYEKRKAEVVRVCQEWGVPMIDMDYEADKWHKEVAEGLEMEAEGESRCALCFRFRLAKTAEYAKKNGFHYFSSSLTSGRNKPAEVINSIGKVFGKHYKVKFYDVDWKKDGRQEKAKKMVEERGIYRQNYCGCESSIKKP, translated from the coding sequence ATGACTTTAAAATTTCTACTGCACACCTGTTGTGCGCCGTGCAGTATCGCCATAATTGATGAATTGAAAAACAAATTTGCGCTGACGGTCTTTTTTTATAATCCCAACATTTTTCCCTTTGCTGAATATGAAAAGCGCAAAGCCGAGGTAGTGCGGGTTTGCCAGGAGTGGGGTGTACCGATGATTGATATGGATTATGAGGCGGACAAATGGCACAAGGAAGTGGCCGAGGGTTTGGAAATGGAAGCGGAAGGAGAGTCCAGGTGCGCGCTGTGTTTCCGGTTCCGGCTGGCCAAAACCGCCGAGTACGCCAAGAAAAACGGTTTTCATTATTTCAGCAGCAGTTTAACCAGCGGCCGCAACAAACCAGCCGAAGTGATAAATTCAATTGGCAAAGTTTTTGGCAAGCATTACAAAGTGAAGTTTTATGATGTTGATTGGAAAAAAGACGGACGGCAGGAAAAGGCAAAGAAGATGGTTGAGGAGAGGGGAATATACAGACAAAATTATTGCGGGTGCGAGTCGTCAATTAAGAAACCGTGA
- a CDS encoding HAD hydrolase family protein — MINENRLVAHAWIFDVDGVLTHPSEKKVTKQELFFQLIKRLEAGEPVILNSGRAVDFMLKNILDPVERLVEDKKFLKNLFAVGEKGAVSVLYNDNKERTEYIDRSIIVPQELQNEARKLVEEKFSDIAFYDLTKKTMISIEMHDGLSVDEFRKRQGELGKKLSELLEQHGLTAKYRVELTRIAIDVENKHVGKGLGVQRALQWLSEQKIKPEKFIAFGDSPSDAAMAAELQERGLPVEFVFVGEKDLLADQKFDFHITYTKGQCEEGTVEYLKGLE; from the coding sequence ATGATTAATGAAAATCGACTTGTTGCTCATGCTTGGATTTTTGATGTTGACGGAGTTCTTACTCATCCAAGCGAAAAAAAAGTTACTAAGCAAGAATTATTTTTTCAGCTTATTAAAAGATTAGAAGCCGGCGAACCTGTGATTTTGAATTCAGGACGAGCGGTAGATTTTATGCTTAAAAATATTCTTGATCCAGTTGAACGGTTAGTTGAGGACAAAAAGTTTCTCAAAAATTTGTTCGCTGTCGGTGAAAAAGGGGCTGTGAGTGTTTTGTATAATGACAACAAGGAGCGTACAGAGTACATAGATCGTTCAATAATTGTGCCTCAAGAATTGCAAAATGAGGCCCGAAAATTAGTTGAAGAAAAATTCAGCGACATTGCTTTTTATGATTTGACTAAAAAAACCATGATTTCTATAGAGATGCACGATGGTTTGTCTGTTGATGAATTTAGAAAAAGACAAGGAGAACTGGGCAAAAAATTATCAGAACTGCTGGAACAGCATGGCCTTACTGCAAAATATAGGGTTGAGCTTACCAGGATTGCGATTGATGTTGAAAACAAGCATGTGGGCAAGGGTTTGGGAGTGCAAAGAGCTCTGCAGTGGCTGTCTGAACAAAAAATCAAACCGGAGAAATTTATTGCTTTTGGCGATAGCCCGTCAGATGCGGCAATGGCAGCTGAATTGCAAGAGCGGGGCCTGCCGGTAGAATTTGTCTTTGTCGGCGAAAAAGACCTTTTGGCCGATCAAAAATTTGACTTTCACATCACCTATACCAAAGGGCAATGCGAGGAAGGCACGGTAGAATATTTAAAAGGCCTGGAATAA
- the rplJ gene encoding 50S ribosomal protein L10, whose translation MPKTKQQKQSTVKILVDGLKSAKAAVFANFQGLKVSEAEQLRRECRKNNIQVLAAKKTLVKRACEDIGLTDINPKIFSGGVATFMAQGDEVSAAKIVSNFAKTHQIVTVFGGIMEGKFVDALAIKSLASLPSRQELLSRLVGTINAPVSGFVNVLAGNLRNLVGVLNNIKSAKGGA comes from the coding sequence ATGCCAAAAACAAAACAACAGAAACAATCAACCGTAAAAATCCTTGTTGATGGTTTAAAGAGCGCCAAAGCCGCTGTTTTTGCCAACTTCCAGGGTTTGAAAGTTTCCGAAGCAGAGCAGTTGCGACGCGAATGCCGCAAAAATAACATCCAAGTATTGGCTGCCAAAAAAACCCTGGTTAAAAGAGCTTGTGAAGATATTGGTTTAACCGATATCAACCCAAAAATCTTTTCCGGCGGCGTGGCCACGTTTATGGCCCAGGGCGATGAGGTGTCGGCGGCAAAAATTGTAAGTAATTTTGCCAAGACCCATCAAATTGTCACCGTTTTCGGCGGTATCATGGAAGGCAAATTCGTTGATGCTTTGGCTATAAAAAGTTTAGCCAGTTTGCCAAGCAGACAGGAACTTTTATCAAGGTTGGTTGGCACAATCAATGCGCCGGTTTCCGGTTTCGTCAATGTGTTGGCCGGAAATTTACGCAATTTGGTTGGCGTATTAAATAATATTAAATCCGCAAAGGGCGGAGCTTAA
- the pyrH gene encoding UMP kinase — protein sequence MVKPEVKVISIGGSIIIPKTGFDIEFLKKFREMIIARVKTGERFILVVGGGSTCRAYQAAAKSVVDLSGVDLDWLGIAATHFNAQFVKLLFGDLAYPQIVDNPTKKIKTNKPIIVAGGWQPGCSTDRDAVLLAKTYGAKEVINASNIDFVYTADPKKDPSAKPIPKMTWPQMQKIVGEMWSPGANLPFDPLATKEAGKLKLKVSFVKGTDLKTFANILNKKEFQGTVVE from the coding sequence ATGGTCAAACCAGAAGTCAAAGTGATTTCCATCGGCGGATCAATCATAATTCCCAAGACCGGATTTGACATAGAGTTTCTAAAAAAATTTCGGGAAATGATAATCGCACGGGTAAAGACGGGTGAAAGATTTATTCTGGTTGTCGGCGGCGGCAGCACTTGCCGCGCCTATCAGGCGGCCGCCAAAAGCGTTGTTGATCTTTCCGGCGTGGATTTGGATTGGCTTGGTATTGCCGCGACTCATTTTAACGCCCAGTTTGTTAAATTATTATTTGGTGATCTGGCCTATCCGCAAATTGTTGACAACCCGACTAAAAAAATAAAAACTAATAAACCGATAATAGTCGCCGGCGGCTGGCAACCGGGTTGCTCAACCGACAGAGACGCGGTGCTACTGGCCAAGACCTACGGGGCTAAAGAAGTGATAAACGCTTCCAACATAGATTTCGTTTATACGGCTGACCCGAAAAAAGATCCCAGTGCCAAGCCGATCCCCAAAATGACTTGGCCGCAGATGCAAAAAATAGTAGGGGAGATGTGGAGTCCGGGCGCCAATTTGCCTTTTGATCCTTTGGCCACCAAAGAAGCCGGTAAACTAAAACTAAAGGTTTCTTTTGTCAAAGGCACGGACTTAAAAACATTTGCCAATATTTTAAATAAAAAAGAGTTTCAGGGGACAGTTGTTGAATAA